DNA from Planctomycetaceae bacterium:
AGTTCATCTCTTGACCCTGACGAGCCAAGCCGATTGGAGTTCGAGCCTGAACATATAGCGATGATTTTCAAGCGTCCCAAACACTATGCACCGCACGATGAGTTTTTGTTTAAGATACTTTCTGTCGGTGTGTTTATTTTTAACGATAAAATTATCATCGTTCTTGCTGACGATATTCCGCTGTTTGACGGCAAGGTATTTAATAAAGTAACTTCGCTGCCGGAGATTTCGCTGAAGTTAATCTTCAGGGCAATTCTGCACTTCGTCGAGCATCTTCGCGGCATCAACAGAATTTCCAACGAACTTGAGCAGCAGGTAAACGTATCAATGGAAAACAAATATCTGCTGAATATGTTTACGCTGGAGAAAAGTCTTGTTTACTATCTCAACGCGATTCACTCCAATTCCGTTCTTATCAGTAAACTGAAAACATACAGTCCTAAAATCGGATTCACACAGGATAATATGGAATTCCTCGACGATATTTCAATTGAAAATAATCAAAGTCTTGCGCAGACGGAAATATTCTCGCAGGTTCTTTCGAGTATGATGGACGCAAGGGCTTCTATTATCAGTAACAACCTTAATATTCGTATTAAAGCGCTGACGATTCTGACTATCGCGATTATGCTGCCGACGTTTGTTGTGAGTTTGTTTTCAATGAATGTTCGGATACCACTTTCAGAACATCATTACGCATTTTGGATAATAGCTTTTCTGGCGTTTCTGTCCTCGGCGGTGCTGGCTATGTTTTGGTGGCGGAAAAAATGGTAGGAGAATAAATGGATTGTCCTGTCTGTAAAAATCCGATGATTGTGCTTGAACTCGACCGCGTTGAAATCGACCACTGCGTCCAATGCGGCGGCATCTGGTTAGACAGCGGGGAACTTGAGCAGTTGTTTGAGGATGAAAAACAGGCCGAATCGCTAATCAATTCCTTCAAGACAAGAGAGGGCGTTAAGGAAAATCTGCGGCCTTGTCCGATTTGCGGCAAAAATATGGAAAAAGCCGCCGCGTCGAGTTCTATTATTATCGACCGATGCACCAAACATCATGGGATTTGGTTCGACAATAATGAATTAAAAACTATCCTGACGAATAACTTCTTCGGGCAGGAAAACAAAGTTATGCAATTACTTTCAGGAATGTTTTCAAAAAGAAAGGGATAATAAATGACAGTTGAAAAAGGAATTTTCGGCAATATCGATAAAAACAAATCTGTCGAATATTTTGTTCTGAAAAATAAGTCCGGAATGGAAGCGAAAGTGATTACGCTGGGCGCAACGCTTGTTTCGCTGACGGCGGCGGATAAAAACGGTAAATTCGCGGATGTCGTTCTTGGCTATGACGATGCGGCAAGCTATATGGATAATTCCTGCTACTTCGGTTGTACGGTCGGCAGAATCGCCAACAGAATTAAAGACGCCAAATTCAAACTTGACGGCAGAGAATATAAACTTACGGTAAACAGCGGCAAAAACCAACTGCATGGCGGAATCGTCGGCTTCGGCAGGGTCTTATGGAAAGCCGAGCCGTTCGCCGAAGGTAACGGCGGACAGGGCGTTTTGTTCAAATACTCAAGTCCGGACGGCGAAGAAGGGTATCCGGGCAATCTCGACGTTAAAGTAACTTATACGCTGACTGACGATAACGAACTAAAAATAGAATACGTTGCTGTTACAGATAAAACGACCGTTGTAAATCTTACGAATCATTCCTATTTCAATCTGGCAGGGCATAACAGCGGGCGTGATATCCTTTCACATCAATTGCAGATTAATTCCGATACTATTACCGAATCAGACAGCGATTTAATCGCTACCGGCAAACTGGCGAAGGTCGAAAATACCGCTTACGACTTCAGAAAGCCAAAAGCTCTCGGTGCTGATATCAAAAAATTAGATAACGGTTACGATATTAATTATGTTCTAATCAAAAAATCGCTTGCGGAACTTTCTTTCACGGCGAAAGCTGTCGAGCCAAACAGCGGCAGAGTTATGGAAATTTATACGACAGAGCCTGGTGTTCAGTTGTATACCGGAAATTTCCTTGATGGAATCAAAGGCAAAGGCGGTGCTGTTTATAATAAGCAAACGGCGTTCTGTCTTGAGACGCAGCATTATGCGGATTCGCCGAACAAGCCGGAATTTCCATCGGTTGTTCTTCGGCCGGGCGAAACTTACAGACACTTAACGGTTCATAAATTTTCTGTTCAATAAACGAAAGGGGTATTTATGGGAATTGGAGTTTTAATATTAATTGCGGTTGTCGTTGTGGTGATATTCTTTGTCATCGGAGCGTATAACAGTCTCGTTCAGCTTCGCAACAGAGTTGCTAACGCTTGGGCGCAAATCGATGTTCAGCTCAAACGCAGGCACGACCTGATTCCGAATCTTGTCGAAACCGCCAAAGGCTATATGCAGCACGAACGCGGAACTCTCGAAGCTGTAACTAACGCACGCAGCCAGGCGATGGGAGCCAAAAGCGTAGGCGATATGGCCAAAGCCGAAGGTGTGCTCGGACAGGCTTTGAGCAAGTTCCTGCTGACGGTCGAAGCGTATCCGGATTTGAAGGCAAATCAGAATTTTCTCGCTTTGCAGGAAGAACTTTCCAGCACTGAAAACAAAATCGCTTTCTCCCGGCAGGCTTATAACGACCAGGTTCTGTTCTATAATAATAAGATTCAGATGTTCCCATCCAATATTATCGCGGGAATGTTTAATTTTGCTCAAAAAGAATTTTTCCAAATTGAAAATCCGGAAGAAAAAGCAGTACCAAAAGTCAGTTTCTAATTTTTAATTCTTAATGCTTTAATGGAACTCCTAATAATTCTGGAAATTGAGATTGCTTCGTCGTTCTGCTTCGCCAAAGCTATGCAGAACTTCTCGCAATGACATTGTTAAAGATTGTTTTAATATTACTTTTTACTTTTAACTTATCACTTTAAACTTTTATGTGGGAACAGATACAGGCAAATAAAAGAAATTCGCTGCTGCTGATAGTTTTGATGGCAGTTGTGCTCGGCGGTCTTGGCTGGCTAATTGGTATGTCGGTTTCGCCTGCGCCTTATTCTGGCGCGTTCGGGCTTGGCATCGCTCTTTGCGTTTGGATGATTCTGGCGATGGTCAGCTTCTCCAGCGGCGACGCGATATTTCTGGCCGCCAGCAAAGCAGTGCCGGTAACAAAAGACGTGCATCCGCAGCTATTCAACGTTGTCGAAGAAATGGCAATCTCCGCACAGCTTCCTATGCCGAAGGTTTACATCATTAACGACCCCGCTCCGAATGCCTTTGCAACAGGCCGAAATCCGCAAAACGCATCGCTGGCTGTTACGGCAGGTTTACTCGGCAGGCTCAATCGCGACGAATTGCAGGGCGTCGTCGGGCACGAAATGAGTCATATTCTCAATCGCGATATTCTTTTCGTGACTGTCGCGGGCGTTATGCTCGGTGCGATAACGATAATTTCCGAAGTTTTTCTGCGAAGTATGTTTTACAGTTCGCTGGGCTCCAGCAGATACTCATCTCGCGGCAGAGGCAAAGGCGACGGCGGGCAGGCGATAATGATGATTATCGCGTTGGTCGCAGCAATTCTTGCTCCGATTATGGCGACGCTTTTATATTTTGCTCTTTCACGAAGACGTGAATATTTGGCAGATGCGAGTGCGGCAAGATTGACACGCTATCCGGAAGGGCTTGCAAGTGCTCTTGAGAAAATTTCGCAAAATACCGTTCCGCTTGCTTCTGCCAATAAAGTAACCGCTCCGATGTATATCGTAAATCCTTTGCAGCAGGCGGGTATGAAACTTTCAGATTTGACCAGTACGCATCCGCCGATTTCAGAGCGTGTAAAAATTTTGCGGGGAATGTCGGGCGCATCTTTTGCGGATTATTCAGACGCATTTAAAAAAACAACGAGACATTCGACTCCTATACCGTCGTCGTCTTTGAAGCAGGAAACTGTTGAGATTCGGCCGGCATCAGAGCAGGGGCCGGTATCGGCCAAAGGGCAGCACAGGAATATTGGCGATATAATGTTCAAGACTTCTGGATTTAAGTTCGTAAATTGCAACTGCGGATTAAGAATGAAAATTCCGCCGAATTTCAAAGCTGACACTGTGCAGTGTCCAAGATGCGGAACGACACATACGATTTAAAATTTAAGGATACCTCTAATAATTCGTAAATCAGAGCCATGAGCGTTGAAGCGAAGCGTAAGCCCTCGTAGGGGGGGGATCCATAAGCGAAGTGGGGGGAGCGATTGGGTAGTAGTCGTTGCGTCATTGATAAGTACATCATTTAGGACAACGCGGTAATCTCAACACTATGCTTCCAATATCACTTCACCATAAAAAAAGTTTTTTATACTTGTATTTATACAATTTATTAATATACTGTACTTGCCTTTTCAATACAATTTTGTGCGATGTATTTAGATGTGTGAAATCCAAAAAAAAATAGAATCTTTTTTAGAATTGCAAAAATCAAAAAAGCCTTTTCATTCCGAAAATTGGACTGAGGCAGATACTAGATCGAAATTTATAGATACTCTTCTGATAAATTGTTTAGGGTGGTCAGAAGATAGTATTCGAAGAGAAGTTTCATCAAATGGATTGAGATTAGATTATCTTCTTTCTACAACTCGACCTGTAATTGTCGTTGAGGCAAAAAAGGCGGGAATTGAGTTTCCTATATTCCAAAATAAAAAAATACAAACTGTTAAATTAGATTCATATCAAAAAACAAATCCATCTCTAAAAGAACATATAAAACAAGTGGCACAGTATTGTTGGGACAGATCTGCTCCAATTGCGGTTCTTACTAATGGTAAAACTTATATATTTTTTGTGGCAGTTAGAGGCGACGGAGTTCCATGGAACGAAGGTAAACTGATAATTATTCCCAATATTTTTGATGAAAGCACTGATTTTGCGGATTTATACAATTTGTTATCAAAAGAAATTATTCTAACCGGTGGGTTATTATCACGTTTGCTTGTAGATGAAATTGCAATACGTCCCAAAAGTGTTTTAAGCACATATAATGACCCAAACATGACAATCCCAAGAAATCAATTGGGCTTGGCGTTAGAACCTCTATTGCTTCAGGTGTTTTCTGATGTAACAAAAGAAGATTCACCAGATGTTTTACAAAATTGCTACGTGTTACCAGGTGAAACACATCTTTATAAAGAGGAATTCGAAGCACTGCTTATAGATAGACCGCCTAAATTTCCCGATACGGTGTTATCGCTTTGTTCTAAAAACAATTATGAAAAATTTCATGAATGTTTAAAAGATTATTTTTCCAGAAAAGACTGGGAACGAACGATATTTGTAATCGGCGGAGTTGGGGTTGGTAAAACAATGTTTTTAAGGAGATTTTTTGATTCACACATTAACAAAGACAATGTTTCTTCAAAAACAATAGCGTTCTATATCGATTTTAGGAAACCTGGGCTTGATCCTCAAAAAATAGAAAATTTTATCTATGAAAAATTATTTGATGCCATTATCGAACTAGATCAAAAACCAGTATCAGACGAAAATATTAAATTTGATTTTTCTTCTTATAATGGACTCCAACAGGTATTCTGGCCACAGATGAAATGGTTTTTAGGAGGCCCCGAAGGCCAATTGAAAGATATTGACCACAAGGAATATGAAAAAGCAAAGATAAATTTTCTGTCATCTCTCAGGGATAATAAAAAATTATTCGTAAAAGGCGCGTTCAGGGTTTTAAGAGAGAAGTACCATCAATATACTTGTGTTATCTTAGACAACGCAGACCAATGCAATGCTGATTATCAAAAAGCAATTTACCTTTATTCTAGGACGTTAGAGTCCTATTTAAAGTGTTTGATTATTGTTGCATTAAGAGAGGAGTGGTATTGGCATTTTGGACAAGTTGGTGGCCCTCTATCGGCATATCATGACACAGTCTACCATATTCCCGCCCCACGAGTCAGAAATGTTTTAGAAAAAAGGATTGATTATGCATTAGAATTGTTAGGGAAATATCACATACCCAAAGCTTATGCTATTTTAGGTGAAAATTTAGAGTTAGAAGCCAAACACCTTATTAAATATCTCAGAATATTTAAAAGTGCTTTTATAAATAACGATGACATAACTATTTTTTATGAATGTTTGAGCAATGGGAATGTTAGGCGAGGATTAGATGCCTTTTTGAATTTCTTACGTTCAGGGCATACACATGTCGATGAATATTTGAAAGCTATAGTATCTGATGGTACATACGTTTTAAAATTTCATCAAGTATTTAAATCTATTAGCAGAGAAAGATACTTTTATTATTCTTCTAATCGTAGTATCATTCCAAATGTTTTCAGCCCAATAGATGGTGTTGATGGTTTGCAGTTGTCTTATTTTGTAAAAATTTATCTATTAAATTGTCTTGCTCAAGAATCTACGACCGATTCCCCACAGGGGCGCGGGTATGTGCCTATGACCCAAATAGATTATATCCTTGATAAATTAGGATTAACTCAAGATAATAGTAAGAAATTAATTACTAATCTTTTTGACAAAAGTTTAGTCGAGCCGGATGCGAAATTATCTTCAGATTTTGAGAGTTGGAAATATTTAAAAATCACAGCCTTTGGTCTATATGTAATTAAAAACATGACCCATAGATTCTCGTATCTTGAGGCAATCATGCTAGATACCCCAATAAAAAACATGGAAATCTTAACAAGAATAACCGGGTTATATTTAGAAGGCGTAAAACCTTCATTACATCAAAGGCTTATATGTGTCCAAGACTTTTTGAAATATCTACAGAAAGAAGAAACTTTTGAACAAATACGGATACAACAAGCTGGACTTGCGGGCAGATTTTCTGAATATATGCCAGTGCTGTGTACTCATATAAAGAACGAGATTGATGAACTAAAAGAAGAAATAAAACAAAATCCGTTTGTCTGATAGTATTTATATTTTAATCTACTTAATATTTTTTTACCAAAACGTAAATAATCAGTTTCTTGCTCCTCAAAATTTATTAGAAAATTTAAGGTGTCCGGTACATTTTTTGTCCGCCCCTGGCGGACAAGTCTTCAACCTTCTATCCGAGTTTCCGCCAGGCATTTACCCTGTGGCTAACAAATAAATCTTCGTGATACTTCTTTTCTTTGTGGTAAAAATTCGTGTCGATTCGTGGTTTCAATTTTTAAAACAAAAATCTCTGTGGCT
Protein-coding regions in this window:
- a CDS encoding magnesium transporter CorA family protein, which translates into the protein MLRTLQIVDNKLVESSDSNSQICVYVAPDDAERKYLVETLKIDEHTLSSSLDPDEPSRLEFEPEHIAMIFKRPKHYAPHDEFLFKILSVGVFIFNDKIIIVLADDIPLFDGKVFNKVTSLPEISLKLIFRAILHFVEHLRGINRISNELEQQVNVSMENKYLLNMFTLEKSLVYYLNAIHSNSVLISKLKTYSPKIGFTQDNMEFLDDISIENNQSLAQTEIFSQVLSSMMDARASIISNNLNIRIKALTILTIAIMLPTFVVSLFSMNVRIPLSEHHYAFWIIAFLAFLSSAVLAMFWWRKKW
- a CDS encoding zf-TFIIB domain-containing protein; translated protein: MDCPVCKNPMIVLELDRVEIDHCVQCGGIWLDSGELEQLFEDEKQAESLINSFKTREGVKENLRPCPICGKNMEKAAASSSIIIDRCTKHHGIWFDNNELKTILTNNFFGQENKVMQLLSGMFSKRKG
- a CDS encoding galactose mutarotase, which translates into the protein MTVEKGIFGNIDKNKSVEYFVLKNKSGMEAKVITLGATLVSLTAADKNGKFADVVLGYDDAASYMDNSCYFGCTVGRIANRIKDAKFKLDGREYKLTVNSGKNQLHGGIVGFGRVLWKAEPFAEGNGGQGVLFKYSSPDGEEGYPGNLDVKVTYTLTDDNELKIEYVAVTDKTTVVNLTNHSYFNLAGHNSGRDILSHQLQINSDTITESDSDLIATGKLAKVENTAYDFRKPKALGADIKKLDNGYDINYVLIKKSLAELSFTAKAVEPNSGRVMEIYTTEPGVQLYTGNFLDGIKGKGGAVYNKQTAFCLETQHYADSPNKPEFPSVVLRPGETYRHLTVHKFSVQ
- a CDS encoding LemA family protein encodes the protein MGIGVLILIAVVVVVIFFVIGAYNSLVQLRNRVANAWAQIDVQLKRRHDLIPNLVETAKGYMQHERGTLEAVTNARSQAMGAKSVGDMAKAEGVLGQALSKFLLTVEAYPDLKANQNFLALQEELSSTENKIAFSRQAYNDQVLFYNNKIQMFPSNIIAGMFNFAQKEFFQIENPEEKAVPKVSF
- a CDS encoding M48 family metallopeptidase is translated as MWEQIQANKRNSLLLIVLMAVVLGGLGWLIGMSVSPAPYSGAFGLGIALCVWMILAMVSFSSGDAIFLAASKAVPVTKDVHPQLFNVVEEMAISAQLPMPKVYIINDPAPNAFATGRNPQNASLAVTAGLLGRLNRDELQGVVGHEMSHILNRDILFVTVAGVMLGAITIISEVFLRSMFYSSLGSSRYSSRGRGKGDGGQAIMMIIALVAAILAPIMATLLYFALSRRREYLADASAARLTRYPEGLASALEKISQNTVPLASANKVTAPMYIVNPLQQAGMKLSDLTSTHPPISERVKILRGMSGASFADYSDAFKKTTRHSTPIPSSSLKQETVEIRPASEQGPVSAKGQHRNIGDIMFKTSGFKFVNCNCGLRMKIPPNFKADTVQCPRCGTTHTI